One Hevea brasiliensis isolate MT/VB/25A 57/8 chromosome 5, ASM3005281v1, whole genome shotgun sequence genomic region harbors:
- the LOC110640777 gene encoding protein NTM1-like 9: protein MTSPVPLIRPNDKELLLLLIAKIMNGYDDPRIPVININDHEPRVLPGLSGVINSSDREWYFFRPRQEINRRKTDAGYWKVTGYGSKIKEGREEIGTKTILVYHEGRTPTGVRTRWIMHEYDATCFADQLRTFILCKVMYKSDDGGHLPNYNECETVYTGSDLYQMENYSTFGAAETNWFMNFENQATIDGIPQQEGNSPELAPFPESIDVWNDLNYTSDWPVPAAEEQSPFYDKFGYPMFYGNNY from the exons ATGACAAGCCCCGTACCATTGATCCGACCAAACGACAAGGAATTGCTGCTTCTTTTAATAGCAAAAATAATGAACGGCTACGATGACCCAAGAATCCCTGTAATTAATATCAACGATCATGAGCCTCGGGTGTTACCTG GGCTTTCAGGAGTAATAAACTCAAGTGATCGAGAGTGGTATTTCTTTCGTCCTCGCCAAGAAATAAACAGGAGGAAAACGGACGCTGGATACTGGAAAGTTACCGGCTACGGATCGAAGATTAAGGAGGGACGGGAAGAGATAGGTACAAAAACAATATTGGTTTACCATGAGGGTCGTACTCCTACCGGAGTAAGGACCAGGTGGATCATGCACGAATATGATGCCACTTGTTTTGCAGACCAACTG CGCACTTTTATTCTCTGCAAAGTAATGTATAAGTCAGATGATGGTGGTCATTTGCCAAACTATAATGAATGTGAAACTGTTTACACTGGTTCTGATTTATATCAGATGGAAAATTATTCAACCTTTGGTGCTGCTGAAACAAACTGGTTTATGAATTTTGAAAATCAAGCTACAATCGATGGGATTCCACAACAG GAAGGCAATTCTCCTGAACTGGCACCATTTCCGGAATCAATTGATGTCTGGAATGACCTGAATTACACATCAGATTGGCCTGTG